A region of the Aquila chrysaetos chrysaetos chromosome 15, bAquChr1.4, whole genome shotgun sequence genome:
CCTACTCTTAGGCCATGTGTCATGCAGTGATCTTTCTACAGCAGTGGATATTAATTGCATTTAATGCCTCTGAATTTTGCTTGAGCTGGTGAGACACATTTAAGTTTGTTGCCATCTTCCCTAGAAGGGAGCTCTAGATTAAATTCTAGTAGACAAAGTTGTCTGAGTAGGAGAACATACTCCATTCCAGAAACTTTTTGATGTCAGAAAACTATGCAGTTGATGTCAGTTTTAGCCTGTTATGGACACTTACCAGTAGGTGACTTAACTACTGGCAAATAAAAAGATTGTGCATTGCCTTTGTATAAGCAGGACCTTGCTTCTACTTTGGGCAAAAGTATGTGAACTTCCATGTTTTGTGTAGTGCTTTGGGACTCTAGGTATGAAGAATGTAATATGTACTTCTGGGGGAATAAAAACCATGCCCTAAGGTTACAGTTACAGAAAGTGTGAGGTTTTGACTAATCTTGATGCctgttgtttcagttttatgtGACTTTAATAACCTTGTTACTTTTGCAAGATGTGTTTCTGACCAGTCATATTAGTGCAGGAAGTCTGTGTGTTTATTCatttgtagaggaaaaaaaaaaaaaaaaatgttctctatATAGAGAATTGTTATCCTTCATTAgtaaaataacagcattttatttactatGATCACATTACACTGCCTCACAAAAGCATGGTGGGTGtgtgaaagaaacagcacaggAACAGTGCTATGaatataattttcctttattctgcATATTAATTTTCTAGGCATTTGTCAACTGCATataattaatacattttctttttggctgcGCAGCTCACTTTAATCAAACCTGCATTGAGGCTGCTGATTATACTACGATAGCTATGTACTATATACAACTTAATCTTCAACTCCATTACTAACCAAAAACAATTCTAGCAAATATCCCAAAGTCTAATGtaccaaggaaaacagaatcaaggttgattttttttttttgttttttttttgttaatcaaCAAACAAATTCAGCTTGATTAGAATAATGAAGTTATGTTTCTTTTGTTCCAATACAACTTCTTCATAGTAAGCTTAGGCTTAAATTCACTGAGATTTCAGTTCTGAGAAAGTATTTGTTTGGTGCAATGTTTGCTATGatcttaatatttcttttaccaaagtaaataaatagctATGTCTGTGCTATCATATGTAGGTGTGTTTTCATCTATGAGACTGAAACCTATAATCTTTCgttactttcatttttcagtactCATGggtaagagaaaggaagaaagtatttcAAAGCCTGGATCCCATAAAAGGCAGAGACAAGAATATGCAGATGAACATAGTGATGAGtctaatgaagaagaaaattcacagtCATCAGCTGATAGTAATTCAGTAAGttgtttaaaaagttttgtGGAGGGGAAGATATAAGAAAAAGTTGATATAAAAAGGTTCTGTGCCTTGTGTTAACGTTGAAATAAATGTCTTGCATGTAGGCTTCAGTGGAACCAATATAAAAGAAACTAGAGGTAATGTCTGTGATGACTTCTGCATGAGTTCATTCTTACCTTATTTCTTTTGGGGCATGTAGTTATAACAGTTGATCATGAAATAACAGTTTGGTTTTATAGAATGAGTACTACTGAAGTTCTCAAATAACCAAATAAAGGAAATAGATTTTGTTTGATAGAAGTATGGTATATTTGCTTTATGGCTGTagtaaaagcagagaaaatatttagaaaacaaactatTTACTGAAAGAAGTACTAAatacttgtttgttttgcatagCTGACACTTTCaaattactcaaaaaaaaaaaagtctagtgtttgaaatgtgtattttgatggaaatgaaacttgaaaataGGAATACcgctttttttctgcttttctgtagtaGTTGAATTCTAATTTGATGGAGgagttttagaaataatttctgagattGCAAATACTGTCTTGTGTGTTATACCATCTTGTGTGTTTAGACTGGACAGTAGGAatcatttctttactgagagggtggtcaaacattGCAACAgacttcctagagaggtggtcgattCCCCAGGCCTCTAACTGTTTGAgtcatttggacaatgcccttaactTGCTTTTAACatttggtcagccctgaagtggtcaggcagttcAACTAGATaatcgttgtaggtcccttccaactgaaatagtctctTCTATTCTATAAGACACCATGGTTCATTTTTGGTATGCAGAAGCATTATTCCtcacttcattttcttgagCAGCAGCTGTTCTGTGTCATTGGTGACTGAtgactttgcttttgcttttttagaaaactttgcttttctgaagcacTGGCGATAATCCTGAAGTTTCCTGTCAAAACAATACTTCACCAGTTGAACAGTGGGCTGTCCCACTTCTAGTTTCATTTCCCCCTTCCTGATCTAATTTAATTTCCCTTGTTCTAAGCTGTGCTAAGAATTCTCACAAATACTATTATTCAAGTAACAAAAAAGTCTTTCTATGATGCTCTTTATTACTGCTCTGACAGCTGTATAGAATCTATGATCTTAATCTTTTATATTGTATTAATTATAAGTTAGTTATGGGGAGAACTGAAAGTTACTATGGGTGAGTGATCAGCTTTGCTAACTGTTTTCCCCTTGTTTTATTATGTAACTGCTCTGTAGCAAGTAACTTTTCATAGTGTCATGAAAGCCTTCTGATTTCCTTGTAGCTTGTAACCATTGATGTTTTATATCATGCTGTCACTTGGATTctcattatatttaaaaaaagataaactgtATCTCATTAAAATGCATACATAACACCAGTTTTAATTGTTAATCCTTTAGACTGTAGGGGAAGTTGGGATAATTGAAAGTATCCAGCTGAAGAACTTTATGTGTCATTCGATGTTGGGGCCTTTTCAGTTTGGATCAAATCTCAATTTTGTTGTTGGAAGCAATGGAAGTAAGTATTAATTGCATAATTTCTTTGTCAAAGAACACTTCTGTTAATAATTTAGaagatgtaatttttatttgaagaagaaTTGCTAGCCATCTTTTAGGAATGGAGAGAGATTCATTTTTGGACTCGGGAACCTCACAGGTCTATCCCAGTAGTTCAAGGCTGTTGAAAAAGTTAGGTCTTAAATTTGGAGATTTGCAAAAGATAATGTGAATATAAATCTTCTCATAGCTAAATCATacataaatttatatttaaactaAATGTACTTGTATGTTCACTATTAAATGCACGGTAATTGTCCAAGTATATGTCATGTAGAAACTGTTATAGGAGAAGGAAGTGATACTTATGCAAGTTCACTTCTTTTGGAGAGAgaatttcaaaaattaaacataaattcTGGAAGAGAGCTTCAAACCTTTCAGATAAAGGTTATATGATATCAATGGTAATgtgtgtttgatttcttttgtcaGATACATATTTTCTGTATGCTTGTAAGGAAGGAGAGATTCTTTCCTCTTGAGATAAGGCATCTTATTGAATGTAAACTGCTAAATAGAAGTAACAGAAGTTTGGCTTAgcgtgtttgggttttttttggggggggggcaacctTGGAAGTAGCGGATATTTTTCTAGagtttttgctattttatatgTTTGTTCAATAAAGACAGAATTTGGACTTCAAGTGCATTAATACATAAGCAGtcaaacaaaaatctgtaataTGGGTGAACTTTATAGTTacaataacttatttttaaaaaaagttcaatGCTTCTATTACAGGTGGGAAAAGTTCTGTATTAACTGCTCTTATTGTTGGACTTGGTGGAAAAGCCACTGCAACTAATAGAGGttcctcattaaaaatgtttgtacGAGATGGAGAGACGTAAGTAAAACTTTCTTAGTTTTAAAGTTGAACATGTTGTTTAGTGATTGTGATTCAGCTTAGCTGATCAGTTTTCTGTTCACCTTTGTTTCCTCTACCAGATTTGAATAAAAACCATAACACTAAaagatatttaaacaaaaaaaccccccaaactgaaaacaaaaaccacattAGAAATTTTACCAGTAATTTACCAGTAGTATACCATTATCTCTGAACTAGCTAACAGTGGTAAGTCCTGCATATTGCCCAGTTCTTGTGTATTACTTCCATGACGTACTTGGATATCTTACAGAAGAATTGAGTTCATTAGAAAAACATTCATTGGAAACTAGTTATCATTGTTCTGTGAGCAGTGAGgttaattctttttctgtctttctggtgACATGAATGTATATACAATATAAAGACCTTGACATATAGATGGATTATTAAACATGCAGGAAGTGGATTCATGTCTGCTGCAAGAGTGGGGATAACATGTTTAGGAGAATCAATAAAAAGATAGGAGAGGAGGTTTAAGAGTTTACATTTACATAAAGCTGTAACTCAGAGCCCCAGGCTCTTCTTTTCAGAGGTGCTTAGAGTAAAATTGTTGGCAGTGCCTGCCTTATGTATAATACTTTAGTGTTTCAGCATTCacctgagaaacagaaaatctgaattcagAACTGAAACCGCATCCCATCTCTTTTAGAAGAACACCTTAAGCATTCTGCTATAGATTACTTTGGTTAGGGATGGCTGTAGAAGCCAGTATTCTACGGAAGTCAGTTTGGGGACTGGAGAACAACCAAAAAAGCAGCTTGATTCTGCAACCTAAAGATGGGGACACTCagatgggaagggaaggtggGGGAAATCTGTTCTCACAACTACTTGCTTTTGGCTCATGATTTATCTGAATCATAGAAGGTGCAGACAGGTCAGTGTATGGCAGCCTTTATGGCCATATGCCTCCAGTGCTGTTTTGGCTTAAACAACATAAATATATCTTGTTGCGATTGGTACTATGACTGACTTCCAGTTGTGACCTGTACAAGACATCacattttttgtggaaaaatagAATGttctgatgttttgttttgtggttttgtttttttttttaagatttggaaCTAATTTTTGTTGtctcctttattatttttatttttttagttctgcAGATATTTCCATAACATTGCGAAACCGAGGTAGAGACGCATTTAAACCAGAAGTGTATGGTGGCTCTATTATTGTGAATCAGCACATTACTCTGGATGGAAGCAGAAGTTATagactgaaaagcaaatctgGTTGGTGGTAGTTTGTCTTGTTCTCAGTCTTAGAAGctctttaaatgttttcattgctttaaatGCCTTCAGATGTTAGTAAAGGATaatgtttctcatttcattCATCATTCAAGGATgatgttttttttgtgtttaccTTAGACTAAGAATATGTTAGCATGTCAAAAGCAGTTGTGTCTGGTTCTGCATGATGTGAGGTAATACAGTATTTGTCTTTATGAATATCTGCTTGTATGATGAGGCTGAACatattttttagtctttttgaGTTTTTGTTGAATTTGCTGATTTACCTCAGTTCTTTTACAGAGGGTTTATGAGGCAAGGAGGGACTTTAATTAGAAGTCTTTCTgtacaaatgcaaatacatcagaaagattaaaaaccccaaccaaacagTGTTTCTGATTTAGGAATAAATCTGTGTTACAGAAATActaatctctttttttacatttactaAGAACCACTAGATTGAACAGTAGGCTAGGGCATTGTATGTCTCTACTTTGCATCTATtggtgtttttcctttcttttttaccatTAGGGACcttaatttcttcaaagaaagagGAACTCATAGGAATACTGGATCACTTTAATATACAGGTAATTGTTACGGTGTTTAAATTCTGTGCAATTTAAGATATCGGCATGTGATGTTAtaattcttcaaataaaaaacaatgttCCATTTTGTTAAATGAGAGGTTCACCACTTCTGTATTCTTTCAAGATCAAATGCaatggcaaaagaaaattgaaatttatACCTCATACAATGCAGAATAAGATTCTGTCCCAGACAGATAAGTATTTGCCATCATCTGTGAGCCATAAGTCATGTATGCTGTTAATGAAAGTCTTAGCATATGTAGGTTTCTTTCATAcctggagcttttttttttctgctcattatttcagtttctgctgttgcagaaaTTTGAGTGTGTTTTTGCTGCTTACATGACTAAGGAAAGATCAGGTAGTGCACATGAAGTTTAAAACATTCAACATATTCAGCCTTTCAAATAATATAAACTTCTGTTAGTacatattgattttattttgtggaaACTTCTGTAAGAATATATGGGGCAATTCATTCAATTTAATGCAATACTTTGATCAATtaaataatgagaaattaaacaGCATTGGATAAAATTCCTAATGTAGATCTTgttaaataaatggaaaaaaacaggcattGTCTTTCTACGAGTCAGTTATTCTCCTGGAAACTGTTCCTTAGTTGTCCTTGTTGTGGTTCTAATTTGTATTCGATGGagttgaattttttaaattttttcattgttgttttttttttgtctttttggaaaaaaaggggtGAGAGGAgtagaaaaattaattactggATCTGCTTCTCAGCTTATTACTGAATTGCTGGGTGTGGAACAGGGAGATGATTTGCTCACTTTCATGGATATGCAGTTACATGAGaacttttttacttaaaatgaaaataaactaagTTATTCTTACAGGTAGATAATCCTGTCTCTGTTTTAACCCAAGAAATGAGTAAGCACTTTTTACAGTCTAAAAATGAAGGTGACAAGTACAAGgtaagaaaaatcatttaacattttgattaaacattaaaatactgattttaaatttttagagCTGGtatttggaggaaaataaaatcagaattcttaattttaatgacctgttgtggtttaactcaGGTAAGCAGCTAAGCACTACACAGCCATTTGCTcacttcccttccctgctgccttctgcttgggatgggagaagaggaaaggaagagtaaaagcaagaaaattttgGGATCAagataaaaattgtttaaaataatgaaggaaagctggaagaagaaagcaagcaaaacaaaacaaaagatgcaaaagcaattgctcaccacctctGATGGGtagaccgatgcccagccagctcccAAGCAAAAGATAGCTAACTCCCCTAaaccctctcctctccctttttattgctgagcatgactgtgctggttttggctgggatagagttaattttcttcatagtagctaatATGGgtctatgttttggatttgtgctgaaaacagtgttgatagtacagggatgttttagttactgtgagcagtgcttacacagagtcaagacagagtcaaggccttttctgcttctcaccccaccccatcagcgaggggacacagctgggacagctgacccaaactggccaaagggatattccagaccatatgatgtcatcatcagtatataaagctgggggaagaagaaggaagggggggatgttcagagtgatggcatttgtcttcccaagtcaccgtcacacgtgctggagccctgctttcctggagatggctgaacacctgcctgcccatgggaagtggtgaatgaattccttgttttgctttgcttgtgcatgtggcttttgctttatctattaaactgtctttctctcaacccatgagttttctcacttttatgcttctgattctctcccctatcccactggtgggggagtgagtgagcagctgtgtggtgcttagttgccagttggggttaaaccatgacaatgacATTTTATGGgatggaatatctctttggttaGTTGGGGTCATCTGCCTTGTATCCCCTCCTGACCTCTTGCACGCAGTGCCAGTCTATTCACTGGGagggcagagtgagaaacaggaGGCTATGATGCTATACAAACACTGTTCAGTGACAGCTAAAACATtactgtgttatcaacattgttttgGTCACACATCTAAAACAGCACTGTAACAGTTGCTGTGAAGAAacttaactctatcccagccagaCTCAGTACACTATCTGATTATAGCAGTCATCCACTtgcaaaaacaaattttttgaagttttttctctaaagacattgataaatttttaaaaaaattaggacACTGTGGAGTTAGCTGTTCATTATTCAGAAATATTCCACTGCTTATTGTACTTTGGGTATCATTCAGCATGCATAGAGGTTGGGATGGTAATTATTTAAAGTTTGTTTAGATAAGCTGCTGAATCTGACATCTTCATCTTTTTATTCCGTTTTAGTTTTTTATGAAGGCAACTCAGCTGGAACAGATGAAAGAAGATTATTCATCTATTatgaaaactaaagaaaatacatgtattcAGATAGAACAAGGAGTAGAGGTATGTAAAAGTTAAAGTAATTATTAATACAGACCTGAGCACTGAAGTAACTATAGGAGTTGAACTACATAGTTTTTGTTTGATTAGGTCTCAGTgacattaaatttaaaaaaaaaaaaatctatccaaAATTTTGTATTATATCACAGCTTTTTGCACTCACAAttgaaccttttctttttttttttaagcgtCTTCAAGAACTTAAGCGactttattgtaaaaaaaaggaacattacAAAAGCATTGGGTTTGTGAATGACATGCGAAATCGTCTTGAAGAGTTGAAACATAAAATGGCATGGGCAGTGGTAAATGTCTtgttaaaatatgtttcctCATATGAAACGTACTTTAAATTATTCTCAATCTGCTGCGGACATTCTGATATATGCTAATATATGCTTCTATTTAGGTAGGtgagatggaaaaagaaatacagccaATCAAAGAAGGCATCAGaactgaagaaggaaatacagaCAAGTTTATTCAGAAGCTAGAAGAATGCCAGGTACGTATATGGTTTAAACCATATGTCACTCTAGTTTTGGCTCCTTGActcaagaatgaaaataatgtttaaacTTTGTCCTTTAGCTTGTAAGCTATTGAAGCTGGCCATCTTAGCTTTTCACAAGCAGCTAAGAACATTCCCATCTATATACCTTTTTAGCCATCTACAACTTAACCGTAACATTTGCATTCCACATTTCATTGGATAATATTaggacattttgttttctgttgtttagttaggggtatgtgtgtgtggttttcATGCTGATACTTTTGTTTCAGGTAAGGGTTATATTATTTTGTCTGGGAATTTGAGATGACTAGCATTGCATATACCAGTGAACAGTAATCTGAACTGTTTTATTGTTGAGAATACTTACTTGATGCCTATTTCTGTCATGTTGGAGCATCTTTCAGGGATCTGTCATGTAGGTTTCCTTGGGTATCATTGCCTGTGGAAAAGATCATGATTTTGGGAGACATCTGGAAGTTCAACAGGCTCTTTGAATGGTACTTAAGACTTCTGTAGGTagcaagaaagaataatttttccaaACATTGATTCACATATGAAATATATCTTTTGTAGAGAAACACTAGGCATCGTTATTTTGATCTTTTCAGTCTATTAAAAGTTCTTCTCCAAACTTTCTGAATTTGCACtcatttttcattgatttttttttaatgttttaaaaagaagtatgtCTCTGTTTTACAATTGAGGCATTTTTCGTTTATGACTGAACATGTCTGTGTAGTGTTGAAGGAACATTGTCCAGATactggttttacttctttccatATCATGGTACTTGGCCTTATTGTATTAAGACTCCTGTGTTTGAGTAAACCATGAGTTAGAAAAGAAGGTTGCTGTTTATTTCACAGATCTGGTAGTCTGTTGGTTTACTGAGTATGTTCCtctattaattttcattttagccTATCTATAGTGGCAAtgaattgctttattttttttaaaccaaaaaaaagcgCAAATGAGTCATGTTGGATGGATTCTTTTGAGAGAGATTTCTTCTGTAGCATTAAGAAAGTTTTGCTTCATTACTACTTGTGTATCATTCTCTTTTTGTACCAAAGGTAAAAGTgagtgaagcagaagaaaagtacAAAACAATACAAGAGAAGTTAATAACAGTAAGTGAAGAAGCACAAGCCCTGCATCCTCAGCATATTTCTTTGAAGGCCGATGTgcaggcaagaagaaaagcagtcaaCGAAGCTGAGGTAGGCGAAAAGAACTTTCAAAGTTCATACCAACTTAAAGCATTAATCTTGTCCATGTGCTACCCATATGCACTTCTCCATCTGTGTCTAGGTTTCCTGAATCTGTAGTGCAGTTCAAAATAGGTGCAATCTCCTGCCTGACTTGCAAGTAGTTTCTGTTCTGGGGCCATggggtttatatttttatacaggTGTTAAGCTTAGGTCAAAATAAATATGATTAAAGTTAActgttattctttctttttcacattcttGAAATTCAAGTTATGTTTGTCTGTTTTGATGCAGTTCAGTGTTTATTTACTCAAAACTGTAGctctttttgaaattatttcttgtttttatttattaaactactGTATCCTATTTCCTTCATAGGTACTTTATAACCGTTTCAAAACTGAGTTAAAACATCTGGGAAAAGACAATGAACAGCTACGTAAACGAAttgaagaactgaaaagcagGTAAGTACAAATATAGTGATTACAGTTAAGGTATAAGTATGCAGGGAGTGAGCTGTTCTGATTAATGAGGAAATCTgcagtaacaaaatattttctttacatttcagcAATGTCCAGTTAAATACTTAACTATTTCCGATCCTGCTTCTTTGCATAccaagattttgttttgataatgTTTTAGAATGTGATGAGGTAATTGGgcagaaaaatagcttttcttttttgttggtgATAACATACATTTTCTATCTTCCATGGTGTTGCAAAACAAATATACCTTAAACTAAATGTAATAGGAATGTAACTGGGGAGAGTTATGTGtgattacaaattaaaaaaaaaaataaattagtatttatGCTTTGTAGATCTTGTAAATGCACAGAATCTTAAACATAACTTTCTCATGCATAAATCTTTTGTGTGATACAGGTAATAAAAGTTCATGTCGCTTATAAATCTTCAGTGTGGTTTATTGAAGTATGGTCTTTTCTAGTGCTAATCAGGTTTCAGAGCCTGAAAAATtggaaaggcaaaggaaaattgCACACTTAAGGGAACAGTTAAAGGCAGTCCATGATGAAGAAACAATGATTGGTCAACAGGTGGATCAGTTTCAGCAGGCTATATATAAGTATAAGGAAGAACATGCTAGACTTAGGTAAGTTATGCTTTTTGAATGtaactgttttcctttgtttcaagTTATAAGAGGTCCCTTCTTATGTACTTACATTCCCTGAGGTATTAGgcttctgtttctatttttttttttcctagtttatCTTAGGACTTGctaaatttttgtctttgtcaCAACATGACTTAGTTTTCCAAAAGTttctaaattaagaaaacagttttgtcaTTAAAGGTGAAAGGTATTACTAATTTAAAGCCTGATATAAATCTATACTACCAGTTTAatgcctttctttctttcacccaCCATCTGTCCCTTATTCTTTTATCATCCTATGGGCTGACTATAACTTAAATTTTGTCATGTTTAATACACTAGTACATCCTGATATGATGTCACAAGATACATAACATGATATAAGGAAATAGGTTCATTTAGGGGCTGTTATTGTACCTATAGTTAAAGGCAAATTTATAGAGACTTTGAAGCAAATGGTTCAAACACCAATTTAGCCCATACTCAGgctagaaaaacaaagcactCTTTGGCTTTGATTTGGAAACCTG
Encoded here:
- the SMC6 gene encoding structural maintenance of chromosomes protein 6 isoform X2 encodes the protein MGKRKEESISKPGSHKRQRQEYADEHSDESNEEENSQSSADSNSTVGEVGIIESIQLKNFMCHSMLGPFQFGSNLNFVVGSNGSGKSSVLTALIVGLGGKATATNRGSSLKMFVRDGETSADISITLRNRGRDAFKPEVYGGSIIVNQHITLDGSRSYRLKSKSGTLISSKKEELIGILDHFNIQVDNPVSVLTQEMSKHFLQSKNEGDKYKFFMKATQLEQMKEDYSSIMKTKENTCIQIEQGVERLQELKRLYCKKKEHYKSIGFVNDMRNRLEELKHKMAWAVVGEMEKEIQPIKEGIRTEEGNTDKFIQKLEECQVKVSEAEEKYKTIQEKLITVSEEAQALHPQHISLKADVQARRKAVNEAEVLYNRFKTELKHLGKDNEQLRKRIEELKSSANQVSEPEKLERQRKIAHLREQLKAVHDEETMIGQQVDQFQQAIYKYKEEHARLRREDCDVKEALGAKQKQLRELKDSKTNTLKRFGPHIPAFLEAVETAYRQGRFKHKPVGPLGAFIHPKDAELTLAVECCLKSLVQAFCCDNHSDERALQLLMSKYYPRGFRPQIIVNKFQNEVYDVRHRGVHHPEFPSVLTALEIDHAVVANCLIDVRRIEAILLIKSSCKAREVMQFNRPPKNCREAFTAEGDQVFERRYYSSDYLRPKFLSKDVEAEISHLEKEIENKKSQLTASQQRLYSIENEIRQNEDHLHSLRRRQKELQIKIRRTNAEIADIENMEEHQSVDIRTLEDEAEENKGKMESVKKDMQQQSRKMEELKNTLQLAEKKLEEMKEKIHQVEEVAGPIKDELNQADSEVENSKRRLQHYEDKQKEHLACIKRHKELLAVKEKELEVFPCTDLIPDLLKTYLIKLY